The Fragaria vesca subsp. vesca linkage group LG2, FraVesHawaii_1.0, whole genome shotgun sequence genome includes a window with the following:
- the LOC101297697 gene encoding monomethylxanthine methyltransferase 2-like has translation MVKPIVDASLEEFCSTFFPECLKVADLGCSSGPNTLLVVSDIIENIRNTFRKLNLPPPSLQALLNDLPRNDFNTVFRLLPGFYKKLHEENGNKLGSCFIAAMPGSFYGRLFPDNSLHFVHSSYALMWISEVPKGLVTEGGEGLNKGNIYIFKTSSPAVFNEYFEQLKRDFTVFLRSRAHELVPGGSMVLTTMGSIKSNDPLSIWEFVGLKLHDMVLDGLIEEDKLDRFNLPYYAPTTDEVKEVIEAEGSFTLQNLEAFRNDWDSYIKQANSDLDKKARAAILSTDIRAVGDPILASQFGEEAMDDLFRRFEEVVLDHMEKEKCQFINLVISLTKKR, from the exons ATGGTGAAGCCTATTGTGGATGCAAGTTTAGAGGAGTTCTGCAGCACTTTCTTCCCGGAGTGTCTGAAAGTAGCAGACTTAGGATGCTCTTCGGGACCAAATACCCTTCTGGTGGTATCAGACATAATTGAAAATATCCGAAACACGTTTCGAAAGCTCAACCTTCCCCCGCCATCGCTCCAAGCACTCTTGAACGACCTTCCCCGGAACGATTTCAATACGGTGTTCAGGTTACTTCCTGGCTTCTATAAGAAGCTCCATGAAGAAAATGGGAACAAGTTGGGTTCTTGTTTCATTGCAGCAATGCCTGGTTCCTTTTATGGGAGGCTCTTTCCTGACAACTCTCTTCACTTTGTTCATTCATCTTATGCTCTCATGTGGATCTCTGAG GTTCCAAAAGGTTTGGTAACAGAAGGAGGAGAGGGACTGAACAAGGGGAACATATACATATTTAAGACAAGCTCACCTGCTGTGTTTAATGAATACTTTGAGCAACTCAAAAGGGACTTCACTGTCTTTCTGCGATCTAGGGCACACGAGCTAGTCCCGGGAGGTAGTATGGTTCTCACAACCATGGGCAGCATAAAGAGCAATGATCCCCTCTCCATTTGGGAATTCGTCGGATTGAAACTCCATGACATGGTTTTAGAT GGTTTGATCGAGGAGGACAAGTTGGACAGATTCAATTTGCCATACTACGCGCCCACAACAGATGAGGTAAAAGAGGTGATCGAGGCGGAAGGGTCTTTTACTTTGCAAAACCTTGAAGCTTTCAGAAATGACTGGGACTCTTACATAAAACAAGCCAATAGTGACCTTGACAAGAAAGCAAGGGCTGCAATACTCTCCACTGACATAAGGGCTGTGGGAGATCCTATTCTGGCCAGCCAATTCGGAGAGGAAGCCATGGACGATTTGTTTCGCAGGTTTGAAGAAGTTGTTCTTGATCACATGGAAAAGGAAAAATGCCAGTTCATTAACCTGGTTATCTCGTTAACTAAGAAGCGTTGA